A genomic region of Candidatus Poribacteria bacterium contains the following coding sequences:
- a CDS encoding glutamine--tRNA ligase/YqeY domain fusion protein: MKDETTETAKNSTNDSTLTTDFIRQAVQEDLRTNRFDGRVHTRFPPEPNGYLHIGHAKAICISFGVAEDFNGLCNLRFDDTNPTKESIEYVESQQKDIRWLGFDWEDREFYASDYFEQLYEYAVKLIQKGKAYVCDLNPDEIREHRGTLTEPGVNSPDRDRSAEENLDLFVRMRAGEFSDGERTLRAKIDMASPNLNMRDPVMYRIRRATHYRQGDKWCIYPMYDFTHGQSDSIEGITHSLCSLEYEDHRPLYDWYLDELEIYHPQQIEFARLNVSNTILSKRWLVQLVESGYVSGWDDPRMPTLSGFRRRGYTPEAIRDFCNRIGVAKSDNLVDIALLEYCLRQDLNIRAPRVMAVLRPLKVIIDNYPEDEVEELDAENNPEDESMGHRKIPFSREIYIEREDFMEDPPRKYFRLAPGREVRLKHAYYITCVDVVKDEQTGEVTELHCTYDPDTRGGWSDDGRRVRGTLHWVSAPHALEAEVRLFDHLFTEPNPNVLTDDDFEANLNPNSLEILESCRVESSLADAVPGTQYQFLRTGYFCVDPDSSDEKLVFNRAVTLRDTWAKIQRAQQRQ, encoded by the coding sequence ATGAAAGATGAAACAACCGAAACAGCAAAAAACAGTACGAACGATTCCACACTCACGACTGATTTTATTCGGCAGGCGGTTCAGGAGGATTTGCGGACAAACCGATTTGACGGTCGTGTGCACACGCGGTTTCCGCCGGAGCCAAACGGTTACCTACATATTGGTCATGCCAAAGCTATCTGTATTAGCTTTGGCGTGGCGGAAGATTTCAATGGGCTTTGCAATTTGCGATTTGACGATACCAATCCGACCAAGGAAAGCATCGAATATGTGGAATCACAGCAGAAGGATATCCGATGGCTCGGATTTGATTGGGAAGACCGAGAGTTCTACGCCTCGGACTATTTTGAACAGCTTTACGAATATGCTGTGAAACTCATCCAGAAAGGTAAGGCATACGTCTGCGATCTGAATCCCGACGAAATACGGGAGCATCGTGGCACGTTGACGGAGCCGGGGGTGAACAGCCCGGATCGTGACCGCTCCGCTGAGGAAAACCTCGATCTTTTCGTGCGCATGCGGGCAGGTGAGTTTTCGGACGGCGAGCGCACACTTCGCGCCAAAATTGATATGGCATCTCCCAATCTGAACATGCGGGATCCGGTCATGTATCGCATTCGGCGGGCAACGCATTATAGACAGGGCGACAAGTGGTGTATCTACCCGATGTACGACTTCACGCATGGCCAAAGCGATTCTATAGAGGGTATCACCCACTCGTTATGTTCGCTCGAATATGAGGACCATCGCCCCCTGTACGATTGGTATCTTGACGAATTGGAAATCTATCATCCGCAGCAGATTGAGTTCGCTCGACTCAATGTCAGCAATACGATATTGAGCAAACGGTGGCTCGTCCAACTCGTGGAATCTGGCTATGTCAGCGGGTGGGATGATCCGCGTATGCCGACACTATCCGGTTTCCGAAGACGTGGCTACACCCCGGAAGCCATCCGAGATTTTTGCAATCGTATCGGCGTGGCGAAAAGCGATAATCTGGTCGATATTGCGCTGCTTGAATACTGCCTGCGTCAAGATTTGAATATACGTGCGCCACGTGTGATGGCTGTCCTGCGTCCACTCAAGGTGATTATTGATAACTATCCGGAGGACGAGGTGGAAGAGCTAGATGCCGAGAACAATCCAGAGGACGAGAGTATGGGGCATCGGAAAATTCCGTTTTCACGTGAGATTTACATTGAACGGGAAGATTTTATGGAAGATCCACCACGGAAATACTTCCGTTTGGCACCCGGTCGTGAAGTACGCTTAAAACACGCGTACTATATTACATGTGTCGATGTGGTTAAGGATGAGCAGACGGGAGAAGTTACTGAGCTACATTGCACTTATGATCCGGATACACGGGGAGGGTGGTCTGACGATGGACGTAGGGTAAGGGGAACGTTGCACTGGGTTTCCGCACCTCACGCACTTGAAGCCGAGGTTCGCCTATTCGATCATCTCTTTACCGAACCGAATCCCAACGTTCTCACGGATGATGATTTCGAGGCGAATTTGAATCCAAACTCACTGGAGATATTGGAATCATGCCGAGTTGAATCCAGTCTCGCCGATGCCGTGCCGGGAACCCAATACCAGTTCCTAAGAACGGGCTATTTCTGTGTAGATCCCGATTCCTCCGATGAAAAACTGGTATTCAATCGGGCGGTAACGCTGCGGGACACTTGGGCAAAGATTCAGAGAGCACAGCAGCGTCAGTGA
- a CDS encoding glutamate--tRNA ligase has translation MATDQPIRVRFAPSPTGFLHIGGARTALFNWLFARHHGGTFILRIDDTDEARSTDESMQGIYDSMEWLGLDWDEGPRAGGHHAPYIQTERGDLYDKYVQQLLDTGNAYRCYCTPEELDQMRTLARVEKRPQGYPGKCRHLTEADRQQLEAEGRKSTIRLKIPEGAIIVRDLVLDVVKFEADTLDDFIIVRSNGSPLYNFTSIVDDIEMGITHIIRGADHLSNTPKQLLICQALDIDPPQCAHLPMVLGSSKGEKLSKRHGATSVGQYRDDGYLPEALINFLVRLGWSYDDKEEIFSVDQLVDKFDFERVGKSGSVFDIKKLQWLNGHYITQLDLPARTDAVIPFLRKAGFLEEEKSRAWLEQFIAAVGDRLETLADITAYSYLFTDDFDYDPKAVKKWWKGDPAEILQGLRDVLAAVEVFETEPVEAAIWAHIEAKEISRIKAMQPLRVALSGESGGPGLFDIIILLGRKKVLERLDRAIYHIQETS, from the coding sequence ATGGCAACGGACCAACCCATTCGAGTTCGCTTCGCGCCCTCGCCGACAGGATTTCTTCATATCGGAGGCGCACGCACCGCACTGTTTAATTGGCTTTTCGCAAGGCATCATGGCGGAACATTCATCCTTCGAATTGACGATACCGATGAAGCCAGATCCACCGACGAATCGATGCAGGGCATCTACGATTCGATGGAATGGCTTGGACTTGATTGGGATGAAGGACCGAGGGCTGGAGGACACCACGCACCTTACATTCAAACGGAGCGCGGTGATCTCTATGACAAATATGTGCAGCAGTTACTCGACACAGGTAACGCGTATCGCTGCTACTGCACTCCCGAAGAATTGGATCAGATGCGGACGCTTGCTCGTGTGGAAAAACGCCCACAGGGGTACCCCGGAAAGTGTAGACATCTGACAGAAGCGGATCGACAGCAACTCGAAGCGGAAGGACGCAAATCAACGATTCGGCTCAAAATCCCGGAAGGTGCAATCATTGTGCGCGATCTCGTGCTGGACGTGGTAAAATTTGAGGCTGACACGCTTGACGACTTTATTATTGTCAGATCCAACGGTTCGCCGCTCTACAATTTCACTTCGATCGTTGATGATATTGAAATGGGAATAACGCATATCATCAGAGGGGCAGACCACCTGTCTAACACCCCTAAGCAGCTCCTAATCTGTCAAGCACTCGACATTGACCCGCCGCAGTGTGCACATCTGCCGATGGTGCTCGGCAGCAGCAAGGGCGAGAAGTTAAGTAAGCGGCACGGTGCTACCTCCGTTGGACAGTACCGCGATGATGGGTATCTGCCGGAGGCGTTGATTAATTTCCTCGTGCGGCTTGGTTGGTCCTACGACGACAAAGAGGAAATTTTTTCCGTTGACCAACTCGTTGATAAATTTGACTTTGAGCGGGTAGGAAAGAGCGGCAGTGTCTTTGACATCAAAAAGCTCCAGTGGTTAAACGGGCACTATATCACACAGTTAGACCTGCCTGCACGCACCGATGCAGTCATCCCCTTCTTGCGGAAAGCGGGTTTTCTAGAGGAAGAAAAAAGCCGGGCCTGGCTGGAGCAATTTATTGCAGCGGTTGGAGATCGATTGGAAACACTAGCGGATATTACCGCCTACAGTTACCTTTTCACCGACGATTTTGATTATGACCCCAAGGCGGTTAAGAAGTGGTGGAAAGGCGATCCCGCTGAGATTTTGCAGGGACTCCGCGATGTTTTAGCGGCGGTTGAAGTGTTTGAAACGGAGCCGGTTGAAGCGGCAATTTGGGCGCACATTGAAGCGAAAGAGATCAGTCGGATCAAGGCGATGCAGCCGTTACGGGTTGCACTGAGCGGCGAATCGGGGGGCCCCGGCTTATTTGATATTATCATCCTGCTCGGCAGAAAAAAGGTGCTTGAGCGGTTAGACAGGGCTATCTACCATATTCAAGAGACTTCATAA
- the trpA gene encoding tryptophan synthase subunit alpha: MNRIEAKFEQLRAEGRSAFMPYICAGDPTEEISRRLLLTLEEAGADLIELGVPFSDPIADGPSIQKASERALTDKISLRGVLDMVETLRQETQIPIALMTYYNPIFRMGEAEFCAAAHKAGVDGVIIPDLPPEEASTLLKVAPTHDLATIFLAAPTSSPERMRFIASASTGFIYCVSVTGVTGARATLSDEMQPMITELKKQTPKPVCVGFGVSTSEQANTVAHLADGVIVGSAIVNVIESHLGDETAILSNVKKFAEELAAGVRGEI; encoded by the coding sequence TTGAATCGAATTGAAGCAAAATTTGAGCAGTTACGCGCAGAGGGTCGGAGCGCGTTTATGCCATACATCTGTGCCGGAGATCCAACCGAAGAGATCAGTCGAAGACTACTTTTAACGCTTGAAGAGGCGGGTGCGGATCTCATTGAACTGGGCGTGCCGTTTTCCGACCCTATCGCGGATGGACCAAGCATCCAGAAGGCGAGTGAACGGGCGTTGACGGATAAAATCTCACTCCGAGGGGTTCTTGATATGGTTGAGACCCTTCGGCAGGAGACACAGATTCCGATTGCACTAATGACTTACTACAATCCAATTTTTCGGATGGGAGAAGCGGAGTTCTGCGCTGCAGCACACAAGGCGGGTGTAGATGGAGTCATTATTCCAGACCTTCCACCGGAGGAAGCCTCTACGTTGTTAAAGGTCGCTCCAACGCATGACCTTGCCACAATCTTCCTCGCCGCGCCCACAAGTTCGCCTGAGCGAATGCGTTTCATTGCGTCGGCCAGCACAGGGTTTATCTATTGTGTCTCGGTTACCGGCGTCACAGGGGCGCGTGCGACACTTTCCGATGAGATGCAGCCGATGATCACTGAGTTGAAGAAGCAGACCCCAAAACCGGTTTGTGTTGGGTTTGGGGTATCAACCAGTGAGCAAGCGAATACAGTCGCGCACCTTGCGGATGGAGTCATCGTTGGTAGCGCAATCGTTAACGTTATAGAATCACATCTGGGAGACGAAACGGCAATCTTATCGAACGTGAAGAAATTTGCGGAAGAATTGGCAGCGGGGGTGCGGGGAGAGATTTGA
- a CDS encoding HEAT repeat domain-containing protein, producing the protein MQDTYILFKPLKSLWERMLPPLKYATTRWVLLPKLKSDSAEMRSYAAQALESMGDVQAVLPLINALRDADSTVRRFAISSLGALRDARAVEPLIPFLNDVEPDMRCAAAVALGDLRATYSVEPLIAALDDPDRSVCSATVIALGKIGSRQAIEPLNELARTTNSEWLRRYVSETLHQIEEHENKNNSYNEVLY; encoded by the coding sequence ATGCAAGACACATACATTTTATTCAAGCCTCTAAAAAGTCTGTGGGAGCGGATGCTCCCTCCGTTGAAGTATGCAACGACACGGTGGGTTCTTTTGCCCAAGCTGAAGTCGGATTCGGCGGAAATGCGATCCTATGCTGCGCAAGCGTTGGAATCAATGGGGGATGTGCAAGCCGTACTGCCTCTGATTAACGCTCTGCGGGATGCGGACAGCACTGTGCGACGTTTTGCAATCTCCTCGCTAGGAGCATTGCGGGATGCGCGGGCGGTTGAGCCGTTAATTCCTTTTCTGAACGATGTGGAACCGGATATGCGTTGCGCCGCTGCCGTTGCGCTGGGGGATTTGAGGGCTACCTACTCGGTTGAACCGTTGATTGCAGCATTAGACGATCCAGATCGATCCGTCTGTTCGGCGACGGTTATTGCTTTGGGGAAAATCGGGTCTCGACAAGCTATTGAGCCGCTTAATGAGTTGGCGAGGACGACCAACAGCGAGTGGCTGCGCCGCTATGTGAGTGAGACGCTGCATCAGATTGAGGAACATGAGAATAAAAATAATAGTTATAATGAGGTGTTATATTGA